The genomic DNA TAGCCTTTGTTGCGGGTCAGGATAATCACGTTCTTGCGGAAACCGTCGTCGATGGCGTGCCGGATCGGGATGGCATCGCAGACACCGCCGTCGACCATCGGGACACCGTCGACATACGCCACCGGACAAAGCACCGGAAGCGTACAGGAGGCACAACAGATATCGACCAGGCGGTCTGCATCCTGCTTCTCCTCGAAATATTCGGCTTTACCCGTCAGGCAATTGCTGGTGACCATGACGAAGCGGTTCGGCGACTTGAAATACGTCTCGTAGTCGAGCGGATAATATTTTTCCGGATAAATATAAAAAAGGTATTTCATGTCGATATATCCCCGCCCCCGGAGGAAATGCCTGAAACCGATATAATCATATTTTTCCAGCAGGTCGATATTGCTGAAACGGGAACGCCCGCGCTGCCGGGAGGCATACGAAATACCGTTGCTCGCCCCGGCGGACACACCGATCGTATAAGGGAACCAAATGTCATGGTCCATAAAGCAGTCCAGCACTCCGACGGTGAAGATGGCACGCATCCCTCCTCCTTCAAGCACCAGACCTGTGCGACTGTCTATATCCATATCTGTTTACCATAAAAATAATAGCCATTGCCTGGCTCACACCGGACAATGGCTACAAAAATATAATAAATCAGCGATATAAACATCGTCTTTTTACAGAATAACTTCGTTCACCAAAGGACGGTGGCAGCGGAAGTCTTCGATATTCTGAAGGGTGGTCTCTGCAATGTTATGCAGGGCCTCTTTCGTGAAAAAAGCCTGATGCGAAGTAACGATCACATTATTAAAAGAAAGCAGACGGGCCAATACATCATCGTCGATAATTTTATCAGACTTGTCTTCATAGAAGTATT from Parabacteroides merdae ATCC 43184 includes the following:
- a CDS encoding patatin-like phospholipase family protein, whose amino-acid sequence is MDIDSRTGLVLEGGGMRAIFTVGVLDCFMDHDIWFPYTIGVSAGASNGISYASRQRGRSRFSNIDLLEKYDYIGFRHFLRGRGYIDMKYLFYIYPEKYYPLDYETYFKSPNRFVMVTSNCLTGKAEYFEEKQDADRLVDICCASCTLPVLCPVAYVDGVPMVDGGVCDAIPIRHAIDDGFRKNVIILTRNKGYRKEEKDFWLPGFIYRRYPAIRKQLKLRYRNYNEVLDYIDELEAKGDAIVIRPQKKMEVGRTTNDRKKLSALYDEGYAVGRSIVENNRFDFKTPVI